AAACCAAGATCCGCGGTTAGGGCACACGGCCGTGAGCGATAACGCAATGCGATATCTGAGAGTCGGCGCGGCGCTGTGCGGTGCGCTGGGCATGAGCGGCTGTCTTGCCACGATGGAAGACACCGACCTGCTGCACCGCCAGCTTAACGCGATGAACGCCACGCTTGAGCAGATGTCGAAAAATCAGGCCGACATGAACCAGCGGTTCGAGCGGATGGGCAAGAGCTATGACGCGCAGTCCGAAACCCTGAAGGATTTTGACAGCCGGCTGTCGCGCAATTCCGCCAAACTTGACGATCTTAGCGTGATGTTTGACACCGCCATGGCGGAAACGAAAAGCAAGGCTGCCGCCGTGCTGCCCAGCCAGATTTACGGCGAAGCCTACGCCAATCTCATGCGCCGCAGTTATGACAGCGCGGTGCAGGGGTTCTCGCTTTATCTGGAAAAATTCCCCGGCGGGGAGCTGGGCGACAGCTGCTATTATTACCTTGGCAACGCCTACGAGGGCAAGGACGACCGCAAAAACGCCGCCGTAGCCTACGCCAGGGTGCTCGCCAAATATCCCGGCAGCGAATTCACCGCCGCAGCGCGGCTGAAATACGCGCAGGCGCTGCTCGCGCTGGGCGGCAAGGACGAGGAGGCGAAAAATTATCTCCGTTTCGTCATCAAGGATTTTCCTTACAGCCAGCAGGCCGCCATAGCGCGCGCCGAACTGGAAAAGCTTGAGCCGGGTTCCGCCGCGGACCGGACCGGGCCGGCGGCGCAGGTAAAACCCGCCGCGCCGCCCAGTCCTTCCCTGCCGGCGAAAAAAGCCGCCCAGCCGGAGTCAGGCAAGCGCGGGCGGAAAAACGGGGCATCCGGGTCTAAATGAAAAAAACCGCAAGTGTAATTCTGAGCGCGCTGATTCTGGCGGGCTGGTGCCCGGCGGGCGTGTTTGCCGCTCAGGGCGACATTTATATCGGGGTGGAGGGCCAGTCGGGCAAGACCGATAAAATTCCGCTTGCCATGCCGGAATTTCTGGCTGAACGCGCCAGTTCGCCGGCCGATATGGAAACCGCGCGCAGGCTAAAGGAAGTGGTGCGTGCG
The DNA window shown above is from Elusimicrobiaceae bacterium and carries:
- a CDS encoding tetratricopeptide repeat protein, with the translated sequence MRYLRVGAALCGALGMSGCLATMEDTDLLHRQLNAMNATLEQMSKNQADMNQRFERMGKSYDAQSETLKDFDSRLSRNSAKLDDLSVMFDTAMAETKSKAAAVLPSQIYGEAYANLMRRSYDSAVQGFSLYLEKFPGGELGDSCYYYLGNAYEGKDDRKNAAVAYARVLAKYPGSEFTAAARLKYAQALLALGGKDEEAKNYLRFVIKDFPYSQQAAIARAELEKLEPGSAADRTGPAAQVKPAAPPSPSLPAKKAAQPESGKRGRKNGASGSK